A genomic stretch from Caldicellulosiruptoraceae bacterium PP1 includes:
- the mrdA gene encoding penicillin-binding protein 2 — MKFISLNILKEKRFTRNHFIIILLIFANIVLITRLFFLQIIKGDYYLEASEKKIMQKISVEAPRGGIYDRYGTVLADNRPAYVVQIVKTTELNKESYRKDFTKRLIEVIKILNRNNEKIFNSFKIDLNPTKFDFGISDKNLSKRVEKQWKKDRLIDEKATASEAYEILKNRFYISNNIDKNLEYQLVSIEDKIFYEYFQLYQPVTISIDVSQKTVAQLEENKSKFPFINIDIIPIRVYKDALANAHIIGRIGKISQEQYESLKDKGYSNDSIIGIEGIEKTFEQYLKGKDGVQYIEVEKNGIVNNSLKSIYPVKGSNVYLTIDEELQKATYNSLENVIKNIRSGKYGETFSKATSGAAVVLDIKSGDVLALASYPSYDSNLFIKGIKKDDWDSLINNKDRPMFNRAIAGAYPPGSTFKILSAIAGLQEGVIKPDEKILDTGRYMYYASSGFTPACWLWNRYRQTHGWVNVSDALKVSCNVFFYETGRRLGINRIEKYARLFGLGEKTNVQLDNESSGIIANDQNKRKIFNQPWYPGDTVLAAIGQSINSFTPIQMASFIATVANGGTRYQVNLVKEIINSEGKTVYKANKKIVSRIKMSASTKNAVFEGLKSVTSEEGGTARAAFLGVPFIVAGKTGTSQYNLSSNAHGWFVGFAPYDNPQIAFAIVIENGGHGSYAAYVARDIIDTYFGLKQTNNKLVE; from the coding sequence ATGAAATTTATTTCTTTAAATATCTTAAAAGAAAAAAGGTTTACAAGGAACCATTTTATTATTATATTACTTATTTTTGCCAATATTGTTCTAATTACTAGATTATTCTTCTTGCAAATTATTAAAGGTGATTATTATTTAGAAGCATCCGAGAAAAAGATAATGCAAAAGATTTCGGTTGAAGCACCAAGAGGGGGAATATATGATAGATATGGAACTGTATTGGCTGATAATAGACCAGCATATGTTGTTCAGATTGTCAAAACAACAGAACTAAACAAAGAATCATATAGAAAGGATTTTACAAAAAGACTAATTGAAGTAATAAAAATACTTAATCGAAACAATGAAAAGATTTTTAATAGTTTTAAAATAGATTTAAATCCTACTAAATTTGATTTTGGTATATCAGACAAAAATTTAAGCAAAAGAGTAGAAAAACAATGGAAAAAAGATAGATTAATTGACGAGAAAGCAACAGCTAGTGAAGCGTATGAAATACTAAAAAATAGATTCTATATATCGAATAATATAGATAAAAATTTAGAATATCAATTAGTTTCAATTGAAGATAAAATATTTTATGAATATTTTCAACTTTATCAACCTGTTACTATTTCTATTGATGTTTCCCAAAAAACTGTAGCACAATTAGAAGAAAATAAATCTAAGTTTCCTTTTATAAATATTGATATTATACCAATAAGAGTTTATAAAGATGCATTAGCAAATGCTCATATTATTGGTCGTATTGGAAAGATTTCACAAGAACAATATGAATCATTAAAGGATAAAGGGTATTCTAATGATAGCATTATTGGAATAGAAGGTATTGAAAAAACTTTTGAACAATATTTAAAAGGTAAAGATGGGGTTCAATATATTGAAGTAGAAAAAAATGGTATTGTTAATAATTCGTTGAAATCTATCTATCCAGTTAAAGGTTCAAATGTTTATCTTACAATAGATGAAGAACTTCAAAAGGCTACATATAATTCTCTCGAAAATGTTATAAAAAATATTAGAAGTGGGAAATATGGAGAAACTTTTTCAAAAGCTACTTCTGGAGCAGCAGTTGTTTTAGATATAAAAAGTGGAGATGTTTTAGCACTTGCCAGTTATCCTTCATATGACTCTAATTTATTTATCAAAGGGATAAAAAAAGATGACTGGGATAGCTTGATAAATAATAAAGATAGGCCTATGTTCAATAGAGCGATTGCAGGAGCCTATCCTCCCGGTTCTACTTTTAAGATATTATCAGCTATTGCAGGACTTCAAGAAGGTGTAATAAAACCTGATGAAAAGATTCTTGATACAGGAAGATATATGTATTATGCTTCTTCAGGTTTTACACCTGCGTGTTGGCTATGGAATAGATATCGTCAAACACATGGTTGGGTAAATGTTTCTGATGCATTAAAGGTATCATGTAATGTATTCTTCTATGAAACTGGAAGAAGATTAGGTATAAATAGAATTGAAAAATATGCAAGGCTATTTGGGTTAGGAGAAAAAACTAATGTACAATTAGATAATGAAAGTTCTGGAATAATTGCAAATGACCAAAATAAGAGAAAGATTTTTAATCAACCTTGGTATCCTGGGGATACAGTATTAGCGGCTATTGGACAATCAATTAATTCATTTACACCTATACAAATGGCCAGTTTCATCGCAACTGTAGCAAATGGTGGTACAAGATACCAAGTAAATCTTGTAAAAGAAATAATTAATTCAGAAGGTAAAACAGTTTATAAAGCAAACAAAAAAATTGTTTCAAGAATAAAAATGAGTGCATCTACTAAGAATGCAGTTTTTGAAGGACTAAAAAGTGTTACAAGTGAAGAAGGTGGAACTGCAAGAGCTGCTTTTCTAGGTGTCCCATTTATTGTTGCTGGTAAAACTGGAACATCACAATATAATCTTTCATCAAATGCACATGGATGGTTTGTTGGATTTGCTCCATACGATAATCCACAAATTGCCTTTGCAATAGTAATTGAAAATGGTGGACATGGTTCTTATGCAGCATATGTTGCACGAGATATAATTGATACTTATTTCGGATTGAAACAGACTAATAATAAATTAGTTGAATAA
- the mreC gene encoding rod shape-determining protein MreC gives MKKRLIAIIIILIFIFSINATIYSIKTTKSLNFSKVIRNLFVPSNSILYKISNNINQYIYDIIHLKDIKNENIKLKSQLQKLKTDKETIDEIKFENEKLKQLLGLQESQKNNAELITARIVLRSPDSWFNTLIADKGSNYGIKPNMVVVNNQGLVGYIVEVGYNWAKIQTVLDSNFAASAIVTRTRDIGVIKGREDMIKKGLCKLFYISKDSDVSLHDIVMTSGMGDIFPKGILIGEVLSVKNDEKDLTKDITIKPAVDYNNIEYVFIIKKIKNISFSVGVK, from the coding sequence TTGAAAAAAAGGCTAATTGCTATAATTATAATATTAATTTTTATTTTTAGCATAAATGCCACTATATATTCTATTAAAACAACAAAGTCATTGAATTTCTCAAAAGTAATTAGAAATCTTTTTGTACCTTCAAATTCGATATTGTATAAAATTTCAAATAATATTAATCAGTATATTTATGATATAATACATTTAAAAGATATTAAAAATGAAAATATAAAGTTGAAATCACAACTTCAAAAATTAAAAACTGACAAAGAAACAATTGATGAAATAAAATTTGAGAATGAAAAATTGAAACAACTATTAGGTTTGCAAGAGTCACAAAAGAATAATGCCGAGTTGATTACTGCACGTATAGTCCTTAGATCTCCTGATTCTTGGTTTAATACATTAATTGCAGATAAAGGAAGCAACTATGGTATAAAACCTAATATGGTTGTTGTTAATAATCAGGGATTAGTTGGATATATTGTAGAAGTAGGTTATAACTGGGCAAAAATTCAAACTGTGCTTGACTCAAATTTTGCTGCCTCTGCAATAGTTACAAGAACAAGAGATATTGGTGTAATTAAAGGTAGAGAAGACATGATAAAAAAAGGATTATGCAAATTATTTTATATTTCCAAAGATTCAGATGTCAGTTTACATGATATTGTAATGACATCAGGTATGGGGGATATTTTTCCAAAAGGTATCCTTATTGGTGAAGTTCTCTCAGTTAAGAACGATGAAAAAGACTTAACAAAAGATATAACTATTAAACCTGCTGTTGATTATAACAATATTGAATATGTATTTATAATAAAAAAGATAAAAAACATTAGTTTTTCTGTGGGTGTGAAATAA
- a CDS encoding rod shape-determining protein: MGIFNSFYRDLGIDLGTANTLVHLRGKGIVVNEPSVVAVQKDTGNILAVGNEAKEMIGRTPGNIVAIRPLKDGVIADFYTTQIMLKYFIEKAYKKTMFGLYPRIVICVPSGVTEVERRAVEESAYKAGAKEVYLMEEPMAAAIGAGLPIEEPSGSMVVDIGGGTSEVAVISLGGIVTSKSLRIAGDEFDEAIASYIKKEYNLMIGDRTAEEIKINIGSAYPLNSEEWFEIKGRDLITGLPKTVKISSSEIREALKEPVMAIVDSIKQTLEKTPPELASDIMIRGIMLTGGGALLKGLDKLIKQETGLPVNIAQSPLDCVALGAGKVLEEIETLKKVVISGRRK; encoded by the coding sequence ATGGGAATTTTTAATTCATTTTATAGAGATTTAGGAATAGATTTAGGTACTGCAAATACATTAGTTCATTTAAGAGGGAAAGGAATTGTTGTAAACGAACCATCTGTAGTTGCAGTTCAAAAGGATACAGGTAATATTTTAGCTGTTGGTAATGAAGCAAAAGAAATGATTGGAAGAACACCAGGTAATATTGTAGCTATAAGACCATTAAAAGATGGTGTCATTGCTGATTTTTATACTACACAAATAATGTTAAAATATTTTATTGAAAAAGCATATAAAAAAACTATGTTTGGACTTTATCCTAGAATAGTAATATGTGTTCCTTCTGGTGTGACTGAAGTTGAAAGGAGAGCAGTTGAAGAATCAGCTTATAAAGCTGGTGCCAAAGAGGTATATCTTATGGAAGAACCTATGGCAGCAGCAATTGGAGCTGGTTTACCAATTGAAGAGCCATCTGGTAGTATGGTTGTTGATATAGGTGGAGGAACAAGTGAAGTAGCAGTAATTTCACTTGGTGGAATTGTAACTAGTAAATCACTTAGGATAGCTGGAGATGAATTTGATGAAGCAATTGCTTCTTATATAAAAAAAGAATATAACTTAATGATTGGTGATAGGACTGCTGAAGAGATAAAAATAAATATTGGTTCAGCTTATCCTTTAAATAGTGAAGAATGGTTTGAAATTAAGGGCAGAGATTTAATAACAGGACTACCAAAAACTGTTAAGATTTCATCCTCAGAAATTAGGGAAGCATTGAAAGAACCAGTTATGGCTATTGTTGATTCTATCAAGCAAACACTTGAAAAGACACCTCCAGAATTGGCATCTGATATTATGATAAGAGGAATTATGTTAACTGGTGGGGGAGCATTACTAAAAGGACTTGACAAGCTAATAAAACAAGAAACTGGTCTTCCAGTTAATATCGCTCAAAGTCCTCTTGATTGCGTTGCTCTTGGGGCTGGTAAAGTGCTGGAAGAAATTGAGACATTAAAAAAAGTGGTAATTAGTGGGAGGAGAAAATAA
- a CDS encoding nucleoside triphosphate pyrophosphatase, whose protein sequence is MKKLVLASASPRRISLLKQFKIKFEVIPSDIDEVFDESLSPDMVVKKLAKEKVLDVSKKINFNDVIIIGADTIVYIDNKILGKPKDKNEAFEMLKMISGKEHIVYTGMCLYDTEKDKIIEDFEATKVYISHLSDEEIIKYIETGEPLDKAGAYAIQGYGSLIVKSINGCYFNVVGLPLYKLNKLLNVFNIKLL, encoded by the coding sequence ATGAAAAAATTAGTTTTAGCTTCTGCGTCACCAAGAAGAATATCATTGTTAAAGCAATTTAAAATAAAGTTTGAAGTAATACCATCAGATATAGATGAGGTATTTGATGAAAGCCTATCACCTGATATGGTCGTTAAAAAATTAGCAAAAGAGAAGGTACTAGACGTTTCGAAAAAAATCAATTTTAATGATGTTATTATTATTGGGGCAGATACTATTGTTTATATAGATAATAAAATTCTTGGTAAACCTAAAGATAAAAATGAAGCATTTGAAATGTTAAAAATGATTAGTGGTAAAGAACACATTGTATATACTGGTATGTGCCTTTATGATACTGAAAAGGATAAGATTATAGAAGATTTTGAAGCTACAAAGGTATATATTTCTCATCTATCTGATGAAGAGATAATAAAATATATTGAGACTGGTGAGCCTTTAGATAAAGCAGGTGCTTATGCAATTCAAGGATATGGTAGCTTAATTGTTAAGTCAATAAATGGTTGCTATTTCAATGTAGTTGGCTTACCATTATATAAGCTTAATAAATTATTAAATGTTTTTAATATAAAATTGTTATAA
- a CDS encoding NADH-dependent [FeFe] hydrogenase, group A6, which translates to MEMVNITIDGKKYQVPKDYTILQAAREAGIEIPTLCYLKGINEIGACRMCVVEVKGARSLQAACVYPVSEGIEITTNSERVRKARKVNLELILSNHDRSCLTCVRSGNCELQKLSEELNVKNIRFDGENIKRPLDEMSPSIVRDQNKCVLCKRCINVCRNVQEVGVINANYRGFKTIISTAFDKSLNDVACTMCGQCIQACPVGALREKDSTDYVWEALADKDKYVIVQTAPSIRVALGEEFGLPIGTRVTGKMVTALKKLGFDKVFDTDTGADLTIMEEGTELLSRLKNGGKLPLITSCSPGWVKFCEHYFPEFLDNLSTCKSPHEMFGAILKTYYAEKMGIDPAKIYVVSVMPCTAKKYEAQRDELKASGYNDVDAVLTTRELARMIKEAGIDFVNLEDSNFDDPMGEASGAGVIFGTTGGVMEAALRTVYEVVTGKSLDNVEISAVRGLEGIREAEIDLGDKKIRAAVAHGLANAKKLLEMVKNGEKQYEFIEIMACPGGCITGGGQPIVHSKIKEKINVAKERAKAIYDEDRSLKIRKSHENPAVKKIYEDYLGSPNSEKAHHILHTHYVKRDLY; encoded by the coding sequence ATGGAAATGGTTAACATAACAATAGATGGTAAGAAATATCAAGTGCCAAAGGATTACACAATTTTACAAGCAGCAAGAGAAGCAGGAATTGAGATACCAACACTATGTTATTTAAAAGGTATAAATGAAATTGGTGCTTGTAGAATGTGTGTTGTTGAAGTTAAAGGAGCAAGAAGCCTTCAAGCTGCATGCGTTTACCCTGTATCAGAAGGAATAGAAATTACTACAAATTCTGAAAGGGTTAGAAAAGCAAGAAAGGTAAATCTTGAACTTATTCTTTCAAATCATGATAGAAGTTGTCTTACATGCGTAAGAAGTGGCAACTGTGAATTACAAAAGCTTTCTGAAGAACTTAATGTAAAGAATATTAGATTTGATGGAGAAAATATTAAAAGGCCTCTTGATGAAATGTCACCTTCAATAGTAAGAGATCAGAATAAGTGTGTACTATGTAAAAGATGTATCAATGTATGTAGAAATGTACAAGAAGTTGGAGTTATTAATGCAAACTATAGAGGTTTCAAAACAATAATTTCAACAGCATTTGACAAGAGCTTAAATGATGTTGCTTGTACTATGTGCGGTCAATGTATTCAAGCATGTCCTGTTGGAGCATTAAGAGAAAAAGATTCAACAGATTATGTTTGGGAAGCATTGGCTGATAAAGATAAATATGTTATTGTACAAACAGCTCCATCTATTAGAGTTGCTTTAGGCGAAGAATTCGGATTGCCAATTGGTACAAGAGTAACAGGTAAAATGGTAACAGCTTTGAAAAAGCTTGGATTTGACAAGGTATTTGACACAGATACTGGGGCAGATTTAACAATTATGGAAGAAGGAACAGAACTTTTATCAAGATTAAAGAATGGTGGTAAACTTCCATTAATAACATCATGTTCACCTGGATGGGTTAAATTCTGTGAACATTATTTCCCAGAATTTTTAGATAATCTATCTACATGTAAATCACCACATGAAATGTTTGGAGCTATTTTAAAAACATACTATGCTGAAAAAATGGGTATTGATCCTGCAAAGATATATGTGGTATCAGTAATGCCATGTACAGCTAAAAAATACGAAGCTCAAAGAGATGAGCTAAAAGCTTCTGGTTATAACGATGTTGATGCTGTTTTAACTACAAGAGAGTTAGCAAGAATGATAAAAGAGGCTGGTATAGATTTTGTTAACCTAGAGGATAGCAATTTTGATGATCCAATGGGTGAAGCCTCAGGTGCTGGTGTTATTTTCGGCACAACTGGTGGTGTTATGGAAGCAGCATTAAGAACTGTATATGAAGTTGTAACGGGAAAATCTCTTGATAATGTTGAGATTTCTGCTGTTAGAGGATTGGAAGGAATAAGAGAAGCAGAGATTGATCTTGGTGATAAAAAGATTAGAGCTGCTGTTGCACATGGACTTGCAAATGCAAAAAAACTATTAGAGATGGTCAAAAACGGTGAAAAGCAATATGAGTTTATTGAAATAATGGCATGTCCAGGTGGTTGTATAACAGGTGGAGGTCAGCCAATTGTTCATTCTAAGATTAAAGAAAAGATTAATGTAGCTAAAGAAAGAGCTAAGGCTATATATGATGAGGATAGATCATTAAAGATAAGAAAATCTCATGAAAACCCAGCTGTTAAAAAAATATATGAAGACTATCTTGGTAGTCCAAATAGTGAAAAAGCTCACCATATTCTTCATACACATTATGTAAAGAGGGATTTATATTAA
- the nuoF gene encoding NADH-quinone oxidoreductase subunit NuoF codes for MPIYRSHVLVCGGTGCTSGGSDKIYDSLISEIEKNGLNNEIQVIRTGCFGLCAEGPIVIVYPEGAFYSKVEEKDAKEIVEEHLLKGRIVKRLLYKEAIEEEKIKSLNEVKFYQKQFRIALRNCGVINPENIEEYIAYDGYKALAKVLTEMTPEQVIDYIKRSGLRGRGGGGFPTGLKWEFAAKAPGDIKYVACNADEGDPGAYMDRSVLEGDPHSVIEAMAIAGYAIGAKQGYVYVRAEYPLAVQRLEVAIKQAKEYGLLGKNIFGTDFEFDLEIRLGAGAFVCGEETALMTSIEGHRGEPRPRPPFPAIKGLWQKPTLLNNVETYANVPVIILKGPEWFASIGTEKSKGTKVFALVGKVNNTGLIEVPMGTTVREIVDDIGGGIPGGKKFKAVQTGGPSGGCIPASLMDTPVDFDSLTAIGTMMGSGGMIVMDEDTCMVDIAKFFLEFTVDESCGKCPPCRIGTRRMLEILNKITSGKGTMEDIKKLEELAYSIKDTALCGLGQTAPNPVLSTLKYFKHEYEAHVNEKRCPAGACKALLRIEIDKELCKGCGICAKNCPANAITGQIKKPYEIDQDKCVKCGVCIEKCPFKAISKKA; via the coding sequence ATGCCAATCTATAGATCACACGTTCTTGTTTGCGGTGGGACTGGATGTACTTCAGGTGGGTCAGATAAAATATATGATTCTTTAATTAGTGAAATTGAAAAGAATGGATTAAATAATGAAATACAAGTTATAAGAACAGGATGTTTTGGACTTTGTGCTGAAGGTCCAATTGTAATAGTATATCCAGAAGGAGCTTTTTATTCAAAGGTAGAAGAAAAAGACGCAAAAGAGATAGTTGAAGAACATTTATTAAAAGGAAGAATAGTAAAAAGATTATTATATAAGGAAGCAATTGAAGAAGAAAAGATTAAATCATTAAATGAAGTTAAATTTTATCAAAAACAATTTAGAATTGCTCTTAGGAATTGTGGTGTAATAAATCCAGAAAATATAGAAGAATATATAGCTTATGATGGATATAAAGCATTAGCAAAAGTGTTAACCGAAATGACACCAGAGCAAGTTATTGATTATATAAAACGTTCAGGACTTCGTGGTAGAGGTGGCGGTGGATTTCCAACAGGTCTTAAATGGGAGTTTGCAGCAAAAGCTCCGGGTGATATTAAGTATGTTGCATGTAATGCTGATGAAGGAGATCCTGGTGCTTACATGGATAGAAGTGTTCTTGAAGGTGATCCACATTCAGTTATTGAAGCAATGGCAATTGCAGGATATGCAATTGGAGCTAAACAAGGATATGTTTATGTTAGAGCTGAATATCCATTAGCTGTTCAAAGATTAGAGGTTGCTATAAAACAAGCAAAAGAATATGGATTATTAGGAAAAAATATTTTTGGTACTGATTTTGAATTTGATTTGGAAATAAGACTTGGTGCAGGTGCTTTTGTTTGCGGCGAAGAAACTGCTCTTATGACATCAATTGAAGGCCATAGAGGTGAACCAAGACCAAGGCCACCATTCCCAGCTATAAAAGGTTTATGGCAAAAACCAACACTACTTAATAACGTTGAAACATATGCAAATGTTCCAGTAATTATATTAAAAGGTCCGGAATGGTTTGCAAGTATTGGTACTGAAAAGAGTAAAGGTACAAAAGTATTTGCATTAGTTGGAAAGGTTAACAACACAGGACTTATTGAGGTTCCAATGGGTACAACTGTAAGAGAAATTGTTGATGATATTGGTGGAGGTATTCCTGGTGGTAAAAAGTTTAAAGCTGTTCAAACAGGTGGTCCATCAGGTGGATGTATACCTGCATCATTAATGGATACACCAGTTGATTTTGATTCACTGACAGCTATCGGAACAATGATGGGTTCTGGTGGTATGATTGTTATGGATGAAGATACATGTATGGTTGATATTGCAAAGTTCTTCTTAGAATTCACTGTTGATGAATCATGTGGTAAATGTCCTCCATGCAGAATTGGTACACGTAGAATGTTAGAAATATTAAATAAAATTACTAGCGGAAAAGGTACAATGGAAGATATCAAAAAACTTGAAGAACTTGCATATTCAATAAAAGATACAGCTTTATGCGGACTCGGGCAAACTGCTCCTAACCCAGTATTAAGTACTCTTAAATACTTTAAACATGAATATGAAGCTCATGTTAATGAAAAGAGATGTCCTGCTGGTGCTTGTAAAGCATTATTAAGGATAGAAATAGATAAAGAGCTTTGTAAAGGTTGCGGAATATGTGCTAAAAATTGTCCAGCAAATGCTATTACAGGACAAATTAAAAAACCATATGAAATAGATCAAGATAAATGTGTTAAATGTGGTGTATGTATAGAAAAATGTCCATTTAAAGCAATTTCAAAAAAGGCCTAA
- a CDS encoding ferredoxin: MIKSLQELEEIRKKALEDLEFRKQNGEGIRIVVGMATCGIAAGARPVMLKFVEEVQKRNLQNVTVVQTGCIGMCKLEPIVEVYEPNKEKVTYVKMTPEKAARVVAEHIVNGKPVNEYTIGVEENQ, from the coding sequence ATGATTAAATCCTTACAAGAATTAGAAGAGATTAGAAAAAAGGCTTTAGAAGACCTTGAATTTAGAAAACAAAATGGTGAAGGTATAAGGATTGTTGTTGGTATGGCTACTTGTGGTATAGCAGCTGGTGCAAGACCAGTTATGCTTAAATTTGTTGAAGAGGTTCAAAAGAGAAATTTACAAAATGTAACTGTTGTTCAAACTGGATGTATTGGAATGTGCAAATTAGAACCTATTGTTGAAGTATACGAACCTAATAAAGAAAAAGTTACTTATGTAAAAATGACACCAGAAAAGGCAGCAAGGGTTGTTGCTGAACACATAGTTAATGGGAAACCAGTTAATGAATACACAATAGGTGTAGAAGAAAATCAATAA
- a CDS encoding ATP-binding protein: protein MNELSLNILDIVENSISAGASIIEIEIYEDTVSDILKINIIDNGCGIPKDKIKHVLDPFYTSRKTRRVGLGLPLIKQVANDCGGDIKIESEKGHTCVSIWMKYSHIDRPPIGNITDTIITILVSNNNIDLIYKHYYNDKNFSFSTIDLKKVLGEQVPLNIPIVIEFIKKEINEGLANLYGGVRKL from the coding sequence ATGAATGAATTATCATTAAATATTCTTGATATTGTTGAAAATTCTATTTCTGCTGGTGCAAGCATTATAGAAATTGAAATTTATGAAGATACAGTCAGTGATATATTAAAGATAAATATAATAGATAACGGATGTGGTATTCCTAAAGATAAAATAAAGCATGTTTTAGATCCTTTTTATACTTCAAGGAAAACACGAAGAGTTGGCTTAGGTTTACCATTAATAAAACAGGTAGCAAATGATTGTGGTGGAGATATTAAAATTGAATCAGAAAAAGGACATACATGTGTTAGTATTTGGATGAAGTATTCTCATATAGATAGGCCACCAATTGGAAATATAACAGATACTATTATTACAATTTTGGTTTCAAATAACAATATTGATTTAATTTATAAGCATTATTATAATGACAAAAACTTTAGTTTTTCAACAATTGATTTAAAAAAAGTATTAGGTGAGCAAGTACCTTTAAATATTCCGATAGTTATTGAATTTATTAAAAAAGAAATAAATGAAGGTTTAGCAAATTTATACGGAGGTGTAAGAAAATTATGA
- the nuoE gene encoding NADH-quinone oxidoreductase subunit NuoE yields the protein MSCCQGKNLTEENFKKLDEIIEKNKNRKGALIPVLHEAQELFGYLPYEVQKRIALGLNIPMAEVYGVATFYTRFTLKPTGDHKISICMGTACYVKGADKLLDRLKEKLKIDVGETTPDGKFSIEATRCLGACGLAPVLVIDNTVYGKLVPEDLDGILAKY from the coding sequence ATGAGCTGTTGCCAAGGAAAAAACCTAACAGAAGAAAATTTTAAAAAATTAGACGAAATAATTGAAAAAAATAAAAATAGAAAGGGAGCACTGATCCCTGTTCTACATGAAGCACAAGAGCTTTTTGGTTATTTACCTTATGAAGTTCAAAAAAGAATAGCATTAGGATTAAATATACCAATGGCCGAAGTATATGGTGTTGCCACCTTTTATACAAGATTTACTTTAAAACCAACAGGAGACCATAAAATCAGTATTTGTATGGGTACAGCATGTTATGTTAAAGGTGCAGATAAACTATTAGATAGATTAAAAGAAAAGCTTAAAATTGACGTTGGTGAAACAACTCCGGATGGAAAATTCTCAATTGAAGCTACAAGATGCTTGGGTGCTTGCGGTCTTGCACCAGTTCTTGTTATTGATAATACTGTCTATGGGAAGTTAGTACCTGAAGATCTTGATGGTATTTTAGCAAAATATTAA
- a CDS encoding PHP domain-containing protein has translation MQLSYDLHIHSCLSPCADDDMTPNNVINMCKIKGLDVISITDHNSTINLDSFINTAKKMDIIFIPGVEIETQEEIHVLLYFKDISIINEFQDLLDSKLKKIPNHKEIYGNQFIVDEQDNILYEYNDLLLQPLDVSIDELFNISNFFDMLFIPAHINRESYGLIGRLGSIPEYILLNNIFEISHNQEIDVKNFIKKDSLIFKSSDAHRLWEINERVNFIDSSILYTIFF, from the coding sequence ATGCAGCTTAGCTATGATCTACACATACATTCATGTTTATCACCTTGTGCTGATGATGATATGACACCTAATAATGTAATAAATATGTGCAAAATTAAAGGTCTTGATGTTATTTCTATAACAGATCATAACTCCACAATAAATTTAGATAGCTTTATAAATACTGCAAAAAAGATGGATATTATTTTCATTCCAGGTGTTGAAATAGAGACTCAAGAGGAGATACATGTTCTATTATATTTTAAGGATATATCAATAATTAACGAGTTTCAAGATTTATTAGATAGTAAACTAAAAAAAATTCCTAATCATAAAGAAATATATGGTAATCAATTCATTGTTGATGAACAAGATAATATCTTGTACGAGTATAATGATTTACTTTTACAGCCATTAGATGTTTCAATTGATGAGTTATTTAATATTTCAAATTTTTTTGATATGCTTTTTATTCCAGCTCATATAAATCGAGAATCTTATGGATTAATAGGAAGGTTAGGTTCGATTCCAGAATATATTCTATTAAATAATATTTTTGAAATATCTCATAACCAAGAAATAGACGTTAAGAATTTTATTAAAAAAGATTCATTGATTTTTAAGTCTTCTGATGCACATAGGTTATGGGAAATAAATGAGAGGGTTAATTTTATTGACAGTAGTATACTGTATACAATATTTTTTTAA
- a CDS encoding DRTGG domain-containing protein yields the protein MISISNLKKYFELENGIETDLSFRNIYIGDVLSLAISQLKEDSLWLTMQNNINVCAVAVLREVKVILITSGIKPDNNLLTKSIQENIPIYTTNLDHFQAIKLLIKNEDL from the coding sequence ATGATTTCAATATCTAATTTAAAAAAATATTTTGAGTTAGAAAATGGAATTGAAACTGATTTATCTTTTAGAAATATCTACATAGGTGATGTCTTATCGCTTGCTATTTCTCAATTAAAAGAAGACAGCCTGTGGCTAACAATGCAAAATAATATTAATGTTTGTGCAGTTGCTGTATTAAGAGAAGTAAAAGTAATTCTCATTACATCAGGGATAAAACCTGATAATAATCTTCTAACAAAATCAATACAAGAAAATATTCCTATTTATACTACTAATTTAGATCATTTTCAGGCAATTAAATTATTGATAAAGAATGAGGATTTGTAA